In one window of Mercurialis annua linkage group LG4, ddMerAnnu1.2, whole genome shotgun sequence DNA:
- the LOC126677953 gene encoding protein P21, whose protein sequence is MSFFKTFPVLFSILLISIISSSVHAANFAIKNNCPYTVWAAAVPGGGRQLGSGQSWSLDVKPGTAGARIWPRTGCQFDGAGRGRCTTGDCGGVLQCQGYGVPPNTLAEYALNQFSNLDFFDISLVDGFNVPMEFSPTSGGCRGIRCTADINGQCPGPLRTNGGCNNPCTVFKTLEYCCNNIKCGPTDYSRFFKQRCPDAYSYPQDDPTSTFTCPGGTNYRVVFCPGNSNGNPNTVADI, encoded by the coding sequence ATGAGCTTCTTCAAAACTTTTCCGGTCCTTTTCTCTATTTTGCTGATTTCTATAATTTCCAGTTCAGTTCATGCAgcaaattttgcaattaaaaacaACTGCCCTTACACTGTCTGGGCAGCGGCTGTTCCTGGTGGCGGCAGGCAACTTGGCTCAGGCCAATCTTGGTCCCTCGATGTGAAACCCGGCACTGCTGGAGCTCGAATTTGGCCTCGAACTGGTTGCCAGTTCGACGGAGCCGGTCGCGGCCGCTGCACCACCGGAGACTGTGGTGGCGTACTCCAATGCCAAGGCTATGGTGTACCACCCAATACTCTAGCAGAGTATGCCCTAAACCAATTTAGTAACTTGGATTTCTTTGACATATCTCTCGTCGACGGGTTCAACGTGCCGATGGAATTCAGCCCAACTTCCGGTGGGTGCCGAGGGATCAGATGTACGGCTGATATAAACGGGCAGTGCCCTGGTCCCTTAAGGACAAATGGAGGGTGTAATAACCCCTGTACTGTGTTTAAAACGCTCGAGTATTGCTGCAATAATATAAAATGTGGTCCTACAGATTATTCAAGGTTTTTTAAGCAACGTTGTCCTGATGCTTATAGCTATCCTCAAGATGATCCGACCAGTACCTTCACTTGTCCCGGAGGAACTAATTATAGGGTTGTCTTCTGCCCTGGGAATTCTAATGGGAATCCCAACACAGTAGCAGATATCTAG
- the LOC126679517 gene encoding thaumatin-like protein, with protein MSLFRSFFTFPLLLTYLALAQAATFDITNKCPYTVWAAASPGGGRQLNTGETWPISANPGTTQARIWARTNCQFDASGRGKCETGDCNGLLECQGYGTAPNTLAEYALDQFERQDFIDISNIDGFNVPMEFSSASTGCSRVIKCNADIIGQCPNVLKVPGGCNGPCPMLKTEEHCCNSGNCGPTELSRYFKERCPDAYSYPEDDRTSLFTCPTGTNYKVIFCP; from the coding sequence ATGAGTCTTTTTAGATCTTTTTTCACTTTTCCCTTGCTTTTAACTTACCTCGCCTTAGCTCAAGCAGCTACATTTGACATAACCAACAAATGCCCTTACACAGTCTGGGCAGCAGCCTCACCGGGGGGCGGCAGGCAACTCAACACCGGGGAAACATGGCCCATTAGTGCTAACCCCGGTACCACACAAGCCCGCATTTGGGCTAGAACCAACTGCCAATTCGACGCATCAGGAAGAGGTAAATGCGAGACAGGAGACTGCAACGGGCTTCTCGAATGTCAAGGTTACGGTACAGCACCTAACACATTAGCCGAATACGCACTAGACCAGTTCGAACGTCAAGATTTTATCGATATATCGAATATCGACGGGTTTAATGTTCCTATGGAGTTTAGTTCAGCATCAACAGGTTGTAGCAGAGTGATTAAATGTAATGCAGATATTATAGGACAGTGTCCAAATGTGTTGAAGGTTCCTGGAGGATGTAACGGTCCGTGTCCTATGTTGAAGACAGAGGAACATTGCTGCAATTCTGGAAATTGTGGTCCGACAGAACTCTCAAGGTATTTTAAGGAAAGATGCCCTGATGCTTATAGTTACCCTGAAGATGATCGTACAAGTTTGTTTACTTGTCCTACTGGGACTAACTATAAGGTTATCTTCTGCCCTTGA
- the LOC126679514 gene encoding SMR domain-containing protein At5g58720 produces MKQQTKKRKKNTHRSPRAAVSPHGQPSNQQQQQTENVSVLALMEAFDSISFEEASTACKQANGDINRAADILAADFSDNAEGPSTSSSVSSGFFSSDLTSGSSSSSSSGSVSEGNMVNNRKGFNRGSNKQKRVIAVTGTVSTIIGKEYVKASPGREKFSSKPKEFLATKEDAEQFLCSMLSDDCDLGMAVVRDVLCQCGNNVEKALDVLLDLSSSSYEHLRNDTAFLVDCNENVTERAIDNSSSSAESEVHDSIWGYDCRKHSEVLTSSEPPTISRRDETNIPQKVLESLFNIPTSSEHEPGTMNWRNVAKKMQLLGPAIDAYPPSDAVPQQGGFAKGAEYHLYRQSAKQHWDSMRSCYQKAAVAYSKGERQYASYLSDKGRVQIKLAREAEENASKDIFKARNKDIENVITIDFHGQHVKQAMRLLKLHLLFGTYVRSVRTLRVITGCGTHGLGKSKLKESIIGLLEKEGIRWTKENPGALLIKIDGSKEYSFLDSDSDTD; encoded by the exons ATGAAGCAGCAgactaaaaaaagaaagaagaacaCTCACCGTTCCCCACGCGCCGCCGTCTCTCCTCATGGTCAGCCAAGCAATCAGCAACAGCAACAAACTGAAAACGTATCCGTTTTAGCACTAATGGAAGCATTTGATTCGATCTCTTTTGAAGAAGCGTCAACGGCTTGTAAACAAGCCAACGGCGATATTAACAGAGCCGCCGACATCTTAGCTGCCGACTTCTCAGACAATGCGGAGGGTCCTTCCACCTCTAGTTCGGTTTCCAGCGGCTTTTTCAGTTCCGATTTGACCTCCGGTTCTTCTAGCTCTAGTAGCAGCGGTTCGGTTTCCGAGGGTAATATGGTGAATAATAGGAAGGGCTTTAATAGAGGAAGTAATAAGCAGAAGAGAGTTATTGCCGTTACTGGGACGGTTTCCACCATTATAGGCAAAGAATATGTGAAGGCTAGTCCTGGTAGAGAGAAATTCTCTTCGAAACCTAAAGAATTTTTGGCGACTAAGGAAGATGCTGAACAGTTCTTGTGTTCTATGCTCAGTGATGATTGTGACCTCGGTATGGCTGTTGTTAGAGACGTGCTCT GTCAATGTGGAAATAATGTTGAAAAG GCTTTGGATGTGTTGCTTGATCTATCTTCTTCTTCCTACGAGCACTTGAGAAATGATACTGCATTCCTTGTTGACTGTAATGAAAAT GTGACAGAGAGGGCAATCGATAACTCTTCTAGTTCAGCTGAAAGCGAAGTTCATGATAGCATATGGGGATATGATTGCAG GAAACATTCTGAGGTCCTTACGAGTTCTGAACCTCCAACTATCTCAAGAAGGGATGAAACAAATATTCCTCAAAAGGTGTTGGAATCATTGTTTAACATCCCCACAAGCTCTGAGCATGAACCAGGGACTATGAATTGGCGGAATGTggcaaaaaaaatgcaattattGGGGCCTGCTATTGATGCTTATCCACCTAGTGATGCAGTTCCTCAGCAGGGTGGCTTTG CTAAAGGTGCTGAGTATCATTTGTATAGACAATCTGCAAAGCAGCATTGGGATTCAATGCGATCTTGTTATCAAAAA GCTGCAGTTGCATACTCAAAGGGTGAGCGACAGTATGCATCTTACCTTTCTGACAAG GGGAGAGTACAGATTAAGTTGGCCCGAGAGGCAGAAGAAAATGCAAGCAAGGATATATTTAAAGCTAG AAATAAGGATATTGAGAATGTGATAACAATTGATTTCCATGGGCAGCATGTCAAACAAGCAATGCGATTATTGAAACTTCACCTTCTATTTGGAACATATGTCCGCT CTGTTCGAACTTTGAGAGTAATCACAGGATGTGGGACCCATGGTCTTGGAAAGTCAAAACTCAAAGAATCG ATCATAGGACTGCTGGAAAAAGAAGGTATAAGGTGGACTAAAGAGAATCCGGGAGCATTGCTCATTAAGATTGACGGATCCAAAGAATATAGCTTTCTGGATTCAGATAGCGATACTGATTAA